The Alligator mississippiensis isolate rAllMis1 chromosome 8, rAllMis1, whole genome shotgun sequence genomic sequence GTGCAGGACCCAGATGTCCATGCTCCCATATTGGCCCCCTGTCCTAAGTCACAGCACTCCACTCCACTCTCAGAGCTAGAGATgaacccaggcacctgggctcCCACCATCCTTTATTCTCTACAGTCTAGATCTCATTCCCCTCTCAAAGAACCCAGATGTCTGGGCTCCTGCCACCTTTTATTCTAGCCCATCACTCACTGCTCTCCTCTCAGAGGACCCAGGAGACCTGGCTTTGAAACCACTTGCTAACTATCACTCGCCTCtcagagcagggagagaacccaggtgtccaggcaccCAGACCTCCTGCTCTAATCCACCAGCCCctactccctgccctgagcagcaaaagaaacccaggcatctgggctccccctccccctgctttaaCCCACCAGACCCTACTCCTGTCCCAGaacagggagagaacccaggcatcctgggtgTGAAGGTTGGCAGGAAGAACATGCCTGAAATGTATGTGACATTCAGGGAGCTAGTGAAGTCCCCTCCTCACCATCATGCTTTTGTCCCAAGGTTTTGCACACGCATGTGAGCACACATTTCACATCCCTGAGGCAGAGGATGCCTGCTGGTGTGCACTGGGACAGACAAGACTGTGTGTGTTAGATGACTGGAGGTCACGTGTGCTATAAGGGTGGTGATCTGCGGCTGTATGTGCATGTGAGCTGGGGGGGTGCATGACAAAGGAGGATCGTACATGTGAGactgtgtgtatgaatgtgtgtgcatacacatgatCACCGAACACACACTTGTGTCCCAGGGAGAGATTGTGTATGCTGGTGCACATGTGGTTGTGATCAATGTGCAGGAGAGAGAAGAGATTATGTGTCCCTGTATGTGTGTCTTTGTGTGCTTCAGTGTCtgtcccggatgcctgggttctgtgtaaGTGTGTGCTTCTTAGATGCttgtgttctgtgtgtgtgtgcaccacTGTGCAAgtctcagacacctgggttctgtgtgcgtgtgtgtgtgtgcgtgtgtatccTGGACAATTTAGTTCCATTAGTGATTGTGTTTAtgtgtgtcccagctgcctggcttctgcatgtgtgtgagtgtcccaggctgctggcttTTGTTGTGAGTGTCCtggacatgtgtgtgtgcacacgcacacacacatgctcatatCAGATGCCTAGGTTCTGTATATGTGTCTGTactagatgcctgggttctgcgtgtgtcctggatgcctgaattctgcatgtgtgtgtatgttcacAACTCTGTCGTTGACTTTGCACCCCTTGGCTTGCACATTTTTACAGCAAAtcatgtggtggggggggcaacTGTGAGTGTGAAtaaatgtgcacatgcacacatgctcttcCTGAGTATGCAAACAttcacatgtgtgtgcatgtgaagtTCTGCAGCATGGTTCAGTGCACAAGTGTGAATCCCACATGCCAGCATGTGTGCAACAGCAAAGCCAAGTATGTCTCACTCAGCATGCGTGTGAGCAAATGTGTGGTCAGTTGTGTATCGGGATGCACATTTGCACTAAAACATGTGTGCACACCCTGGGTATGAATTGGCATGCACAAGTGTGCAACAGAGCATGACCCACCCCATGCACGTGTATGCGCAACCCTGTGTGCAGCCTCCTGCCCTATGTACAGTGCCTTGCACCCTCTCAACTCCGTACTCACCAGGGGGTGTCCCAGGAGTCTCATCTCTGGGGTGGTGTCCGTCTCCAAGCCGGCACTCATCCCCTTGTTATAAGGgttctgggggagggagagagaggggggtgCCACCCCCTGCTGTGAtgtcactgcccctccccccatccagcatcttggggtccccccccatgggggaggcaggcaggggaagtctcAGGGGAAGTCCTGGCACGACTTTCACTGCTGCCAACTTTCACCAGCATTGCAGAGGCCGTAAAATGGCCTCAACCTGACCAGCTGCCCCTTTCCCGTGGTAACTGGGATGGTGGGGCAGGTAGGGTGGGCCTGGGGCATTGGGAATGGGGCACAGGTAACTGGGTGGGGCCAGGAGTAACTAGGATGGAGTGGGGGCCTCTGGGGTACAAAGGTAGACCACCCTAGGCCACCTAGCATGCCCTAGGAACCTTATTGCTAAGGGCTGCACTCTCAGCATGCCCTGTGGCACCTCACTCCAAGCATGCCTTGGAGCACACTGGTGCTAAGGGCTGTGCCCCCAGCATGCCCTGGGTGCTGCATAGCTAAGATCTGCATTCCCAGCACACTCTGGGGTGCCTGTTGCTAAGGGCCACATTTCCAGCATGCTCCAAGGCACTGTGTCACTAAGGTCCACATTCCCAGTGTGCCCTAGGAGCCCTATGGCTAAGGCTCACactcccagcatgctcccagGTACTGTCACTAAAGGCCAcactcccagcatgccctgggaTGCCTGTCACTAAGAGCAACATTCCCATCATGCTCTGAGGCACCCTATTGCTAAGAACTGCATACCCAGCACACCCTATGGGTCTATTACTAGAAGCCAcactcccagcatgccctggggcacCCTGCTGCTAAAGGCCACACTCAGAGCATACTCAGGGGCACCCAGGTCccacctcctgccctgcttcagaCCTCCACCCGCTACAGACATCCAGCTCAGCCCCCTGCTAAGAgagcccagggggcagggctctcccCACAGAAGATAGAGACAGCAAGGGGAAGAGTTCCGGAGTCCAGGTTCCTGGTGCCACCTCGCGTACTGACACAGCAAAGGAAAGGACGCaggtgtcctcctggccccagtcttAAGTCCTGGGCAGGAAACAATCCAGGAGCTCAGGCTCCTTCCCTATAAGCACAGAGCAAGGATTAGAACCCAGGCTTCCCGGGCAGCACCACCCCTAAAAAAGCAGGCATCCTGGACTCCTTCTCAagtttcccctccttccctgtggCTCCGCCCCctcgccctcccctccagcttgtctccaccaccccctcccagcctccgCTGCCACGACATGGCCAGCTCGTCCTCCTCCTAGCCACTGCACactctgcctccacccccaccccctggtggggaagggtgggggcaggaggaggaagcccCCCCTCTGTCCGAGCCTTGCTGCACCACTCCTCCCCCGTGCCCTGGCCCCCCCGCTCCTTCTCCCCTGTCTATGCTTGGCTGCACTCCCAGCATCCTCTAGGGCGCTCACGCCAAGGGCCCCCTACCCAGCCAGCCCCAAGGCACTGCTGCCAACTGCCCCCATCCCGGAATCCTCTGGGGCAGTGCTGCCAACTGCCCCCTTCCTAGAATGCCCCGGGGTCCATTTGCAATTGCCTGccttcccagcatgctctggAGCACTGCCACCAACTACCCCCTTCCCAGCATGTCCCAGggcccccctgccctgtcctgtctTCTCAGCATGCCCTTGGACGCGGGGTGCTGTTTGCTGATGCCCTGGGActgcctctggcacagctctggtgctaccagccctggccccctcctGGGTTGCCCCTCCCTGTCCCGCTATTGtccctgggggggcaggaggagaactGCACCCCCTGGTCTCTGGGGCTCAAGGTGGTGGTGGCAAGGGGGGATGCCAGGCTGGACATGGGGGGACTGTGCCTGCTGGACCCCagctgggaggagaaggggggactGGACCCTTCTgaacccctgcccccaggctggaaCTGCGTGCAGGCAGGCGCTGACAGGTAACAGGGTCCCCCAGGCCCCTTCCgactccccactgcccccccgccccatggaGATCCCCAGACCTGCCCCAGAGACCCAGGGTCTCCAACCCCTATACAAACCCCCACAACCTCTCACAGAGGccccccctcttccagcctgcCCCAGAGATCTCAAACCTCCACAGGGTTCCTGACCCCCCCCCAAGCCCTTTGCCCCCCAGAATCCACAATCCCTTATATAGACCCCCATGCCCTTCCACACACAGCCTCCCACAACTTCCCCACAAGACCTCAGACCCAGGAATCCAAATGGGGCCCCCTCAACACCCTCATgaagacccccacacccaccctagAGCCCCCAGATCATTCTAACCCCCCATGGGACCCCCAAGCCGCTTAAAAGGGACACCAGACCCCCGCATCTCTGTTCTCCctctgctgtggggctggagcaaagaggctgctgggagtgcagatggatgcctgggttctctgagagggcagtgggggcaggtgggttgGAGTAAGGGGGTTgaggcctggatgcctgggttccctctgtACTTTAGGAGTGTAGTgagagttgggggggggtgagagcaggaggGACTGAAgggctggacacctgggttctctgctttgggaggggagtggggtctggcaggctgggggtgggcactGGGAGTTTAGAAGCTTGGGTTCTCTAGGGAGGGAGTGGATTAAAGTTGGGAGTGGAAATAGCTCAGATGCCTGTGCTCCCCAGGAAGGCAACCTGGCTTGCTGGGTTAGACCAGGAGGTGGTGGgtgacccagatgcctgggttctctagATTCCTCTCTGGACTCCAACACCCACTGTGCAGTGTGGAGAAAGACAATCCACATGAAAatacccacaccctcctccccaccatgaTGGGGCAGGGCTTCACATAATGGTGAGGGCAGCAGAACATACCAGAGGGGAAAGTCAGGGGGAGGGTAAACTCATCAAGACGCCAGAGagcctggaggaggtggggggatgaAAAAATCACGTCCTCTGGCTGTTTTCTCTGAAACAGTTTCTACGGAGGCAGGAAACACCCAGAGCGTGGCTGGGTCTGGGCCCTGGTACAGCAGTCAGcttttgcggggggaggggagggggctgtacAGCACCTAATGTCCATGGATCCCAGCCTGTGGGGTCTGTACAGAGCCAGGTTCCCCTGATCTGGGcctggaggtgtgtgtgtgttggcggGAAGGGGGCTGTACAGCTCCCTGGGCGGCCTTGATCGCAGCCTGGATTTTCTGTACAGCTTCTGGCGCACCCCCACTAATCCAAGCCTGGGGGGGGTCTGTACAGCTCCTGGTGCCCCCCAGTCTTGGCCTAGGGGTTCTATACAGCTCCTGGTGCCCCCTTGATTCCAGCCTAGGGGGTCTGCATCTCCCACTCCTGGGCTGGGGAGGTTGCACAGCATCTGGTACCCCGTGGTCCCTGCATAGGGTCTGTACAGTGCCTGGTGCCCCCTGATCACAACCTGGGGGTTCTGTACAGCACCTGATGCAGCCCGAGTCTTGGTACTGAGAGGGGCAGGGTCTGTACAGCACTTCGCATAGCCCCGATCTTGGCCCAGGGGTGTCTGGGCAGCTTGTATGTGTTGGCAGCTAGAGGCCCAGATGCTTGAGTTCTCTCCTCAGCTGAGTGGGGCAGTGGGTCTAGTACATGGtgagagcctggacacctgggtttcacTCCTAGGTCTGGGAAAGGAGTGGGCTCTGGTGGGACAGAAGAgggtggcaggggacaggaccggatgcctgggttctctcccatgGTGAATGTGTGTCAGAGAATTAGCCTGGTTTCCAACCTGCTATGTGTCTGGTCTTACTGTCTGGAAGagtagacagacagacacacagatgccCTCCTGCACCCTAGACTGAGATCAGGGGGCTGTACAGACCCTCAGGCTGGGATCAGGGAGTGCTAAGTGCTGTCCAAACACCCCAACCCGGGATCAGGGCTGAATCTGGCTGAGATCAGGGCACCAGATACCCGGGTTCTCTGCCCGGGGGTGACTGGTATATAACAAATGCCTCATTAACCCCATTTTCCCCTGTCCCTTCTCCACAGTGTGGGCAAGGAGCTGAGAGCAGATGAAGTTCCATTCCTGGTCTATCATGAAGGTGAGTGTTGTGAGCTTTCCCCACAACAATGCCCCTTTTTGGCACAGTGAGCTTCCCTTACCAGTGCCCTCCTTGCTATTACAGGAGAACTGGTCTTGTCCCTCTCTGCAGAGGAGACCCCAGAAAGCAAAACCCAGAACAAATCACTGACTTCTGACCAGCTGCAGCTCACAAGACAGGTAAAAGCACCCACCACGCTGGGATTGGGGGAGTGCTGGATGCTATACAGATCCCCCAGGCTGAGACAGGGgcatgccaggtgctgtacagacaccCCACGTAGAGAGTGAGGGatgccaggcactgtacagaccCCCTGGGCCGGGATCAGAGGACACAGGGCACTGTGGAGACTCCCCTGACTGAGATAAAGGGATGCCAAGAGCTGTCCAGACCCCCCACCAGGCTGAGATTGCTGTCatcccccacttccctctgcaGATTCCAGCCTTGATGGTCACCACCACAGCACCAGCGCCCCTTGACCTTTCtgtggtgcaaagcatcctgggagctGGCTCCACTCCAGTGCTGCCCACCACTGGCCCGGAGGAGCCTGCTGTGGCCCTGTGGTCGGATGAGGAGGCTGTGGACTGGGAGTTAGAGCAGCTTTACCTCTCCCATCTCAGCCAGTTGCAGGCTGAGGCACTGGGGGGACCCCTGGGTCCCCTGGACCAGATGGGGCCGGAACAGGCTCTGAACAGCGCCCTGGTGGAGGAGATGGCACGGCATGCAGCTGACAACGATGAGGATGCccgccacagccccccagccctgctggagggtgccTGCCGGCCAatggggcctgccctggctgtgcctgcccgAACGCCAGGTTCCCTGGCcgctggggggaggggcctggggctgggggctgccctggCTCACCTCTGGCCTTGGGGGTCGTGGTTGGAGGGGGTGTGGCCTGCAGTGGCCCCGCCCCAGCCACCGCCCTGGCCCTCTGCCTGCTTTTGGCCTGGTGGCCCTAAGCCCCACCCCTGTGGGTATAAGACCTGCCTCTGTGGTCTTAAGGCCCCCAAGTGGACCTAGCCACTACCCCCTGTGGATCTAAGCCCATGCCCCCAATCC encodes the following:
- the PPP1R3F gene encoding protein phosphatase 1 regulatory subunit 3F, which produces MKKSRPLAVFSETVSTEAGNTQSVAGSGPCVGKELRADEVPFLVYHEGELVLSLSAEETPESKTQNKSLTSDQLQLTRQIPALMVTTTAPAPLDLSVVQSILGAGSTPVLPTTGPEEPAVALWSDEEAVDWELEQLYLSHLSQLQAEALGGPLGPLDQMGPEQALNSALVEEMARHAADNDEDARHSPPALLEGACRPMGPALAVPARTPGSLAAGGRGLGLGAALAHLWPWGSWLEGVWPAVAPPQPPPWPSACFWPGGPKPHPCGYKTCLCGLKAPKWT